The following proteins come from a genomic window of Ornithinimicrobium cryptoxanthini:
- a CDS encoding DctP family TRAP transporter solute-binding subunit, with protein sequence MTSRSLRTLAIVAVGALTLAGCGGARGGGDGGDASGGDGETFTLKFSHVTTDSTPKGTAAIWFEEELEKRTDGRIDVEVYSNSSLYGDKDEMQAVQQNSVQMLAPASAKFTTVAPALQVLDLPFLFDTPDDIPSVAAPDTEVGKAIYANDDLAAKNMKVLGLWDSGMKQIHSNNLTQKPADMEGKKYRIQPSDVLKSQIEAWGGSAEAIAFAEVYSALQQGVIDGGENTYSNIESQKMHTVQSNIAESNHGYIGYILVVNTDFFDSLPEDLQEILIETAEDASTYNRDNVVGLNQESKEIIEADGNTEINVWTDEERQAFKDVVVPSIYEQYRDVIGDDIVDELLANQ encoded by the coding sequence ATGACCTCTCGCTCTCTGCGCACTCTCGCCATCGTTGCCGTCGGGGCACTGACGCTGGCTGGCTGCGGCGGCGCCCGCGGTGGTGGCGACGGCGGCGACGCGTCCGGCGGTGACGGTGAGACCTTCACGCTGAAGTTCTCGCACGTGACCACCGACAGCACCCCCAAGGGCACGGCCGCGATCTGGTTCGAGGAGGAGCTGGAGAAGCGCACCGACGGTCGCATCGACGTGGAGGTCTACTCCAACTCCTCGTTGTATGGCGACAAGGACGAGATGCAGGCCGTCCAGCAGAACTCGGTCCAGATGCTGGCCCCCGCCTCCGCGAAGTTCACCACGGTCGCACCGGCGCTGCAGGTCCTCGACCTGCCGTTCCTGTTCGACACCCCCGACGACATCCCCAGCGTCGCGGCGCCGGACACCGAGGTCGGCAAGGCGATCTACGCCAACGACGACCTCGCGGCCAAGAACATGAAGGTCCTGGGCCTGTGGGACTCGGGCATGAAGCAGATCCACTCCAACAACCTGACCCAGAAGCCGGCGGACATGGAGGGCAAGAAATATCGCATCCAGCCCTCCGACGTGCTCAAGAGCCAGATCGAGGCCTGGGGCGGCTCGGCCGAGGCGATCGCCTTCGCCGAGGTCTACTCGGCGCTGCAGCAGGGCGTCATCGACGGCGGCGAGAACACCTACTCCAACATCGAGTCGCAGAAGATGCACACGGTGCAGAGCAACATCGCCGAGTCCAACCACGGCTACATCGGCTACATCCTCGTGGTCAACACCGACTTCTTCGACAGCCTGCCCGAGGACCTGCAGGAGATCCTGATCGAGACCGCCGAGGACGCCTCGACCTACAACCGCGACAACGTGGTGGGGCTCAACCAGGAGTCCAAGGAGATCATCGAGGCTGACGGCAACACGGAGATCAACGTGTGGACCGACGAGGAGCGTCAGGCGTTCAAGGACGTGGTCGTCCCCTCGATCTACGAGCAGTACCGCGACGTGATCGGTGACGACATCGTCGACGAGCTCCTGGCCAACCAGTGA
- a CDS encoding TRAP transporter small permease, with product MRQLDRVLTTIENVFAAGTLGLAAAISIVNVFLRQFGESWFWTEEAVIYLIIYSTFVGAVITLRHNEHVSVDILGVFFKDRGKKWLALVAGVVTIIYLLIMGYLGWQLLAEPFSRTTVTPVLKLPLWVVELAVPIGMTLMLLRAIELLWRTWKHGVPTGEDMLAAEAEATGLTLEEIRASSAAISGTGAAAPADPDGESRPGPDETKEDGR from the coding sequence GTGAGACAGCTAGACAGAGTGCTCACGACCATCGAGAACGTCTTCGCGGCCGGCACCCTCGGCCTGGCAGCAGCGATCTCGATCGTGAACGTCTTCCTGAGGCAGTTCGGCGAGTCCTGGTTCTGGACCGAGGAAGCCGTCATCTATCTGATCATCTACTCCACGTTCGTCGGCGCCGTCATCACGCTGCGCCACAACGAGCACGTCAGCGTGGACATCCTCGGGGTGTTCTTCAAAGACAGGGGCAAGAAGTGGCTGGCCCTGGTGGCCGGCGTCGTGACGATCATCTATCTGCTGATCATGGGCTACCTCGGCTGGCAGCTGCTGGCCGAGCCGTTCTCACGCACCACCGTCACCCCCGTCCTCAAGCTGCCGCTGTGGGTGGTGGAGCTCGCTGTCCCGATCGGCATGACCCTCATGCTGCTCCGGGCCATCGAGTTGCTCTGGCGCACCTGGAAGCACGGCGTGCCGACCGGCGAGGACATGTTGGCCGCCGAGGCCGAGGCCACCGGGCTGACTCTTGAGGAGATCCGCGCCTCCAGCGCGGCCATCTCCGGCACAGGTGCTGCCGCGCCCGCTGACCCGGACGGCGAGAGTCGACCTGGTCCCGACGAGACGAAGGAGGACGGCCGATGA
- a CDS encoding GntR family transcriptional regulator has protein sequence MSSSARRVEEPGYRRLAGHLRDAIKEQRWAEGEALPTDGELGTEFSVSRQTVRRAYLELVNEGLVYRVPGSGTFITPSHLRYRRPFETVDDLLGLADDTELEVVQPLEGTFDPQAASELMLESRLMYGMKFLRRHQGTVFCHTSVFLPPEIGRLLDGEEAFSQTGATSTITVIGALTARNVQLSGAEQSMTARAATELDQQRLGCAVGHPLLHVERLYVDPSGQPVEWAVSDFLPEHYTHRIHLGRRRSNPSSITAERTTRKGTPS, from the coding sequence ATGTCGAGCAGCGCGCGTCGCGTGGAGGAGCCGGGCTATCGTCGCCTGGCCGGCCACCTTCGCGACGCGATCAAGGAGCAGCGCTGGGCCGAGGGCGAGGCACTGCCCACCGACGGGGAGCTCGGCACTGAGTTCAGCGTGAGCCGCCAGACAGTGCGCCGCGCCTACCTCGAGCTGGTCAACGAGGGCCTGGTCTATCGCGTCCCCGGCAGCGGCACCTTCATCACCCCGTCCCACCTGCGCTACCGGCGCCCGTTCGAGACTGTGGACGACCTGCTCGGACTGGCCGACGACACCGAGCTCGAGGTGGTCCAACCCCTCGAGGGCACCTTCGACCCCCAGGCCGCCAGCGAGCTCATGCTCGAGTCCCGGCTGATGTATGGCATGAAGTTCCTGCGCCGTCACCAGGGGACCGTCTTCTGCCACACCTCGGTCTTCCTGCCGCCAGAGATCGGCCGGCTGCTCGACGGCGAGGAGGCCTTCAGCCAGACCGGAGCCACGAGCACCATCACTGTGATCGGCGCCCTCACCGCCCGCAACGTCCAGCTCAGCGGCGCCGAGCAGTCGATGACCGCGCGGGCCGCGACTGAGCTGGACCAGCAGCGACTCGGCTGCGCCGTCGGCCACCCCCTGCTGCATGTCGAACGGCTCTATGTCGACCCCAGCGGACAGCCCGTCGAGTGGGCCGTCTCAGACTTTCTGCCCGAGCACTACACGCACCGGATCCATCTTGGACGCCGGCGCAGCAACCCTTCGTCGATCACGGCGGAGCGGACCACCAGGAAAGGAACACCCTCATGA
- a CDS encoding MFS transporter produces MVHSPRRSQTAMVMLGASALTTLGAIPPFLVGAQAVLMQRDLDFGPSVLGLVVSTFFAVAALATILGGKLLEKWTRRQGQLASGILVALGGFGLAFLVHRWEALIVVMAVLGLANAACQGTANQTVATVLPAHRRGLGFGIKQSAVPAAIMFGGLAVPTMTAVFGWRSTFVVTGTTGLVVIVLALLQPRVGRTVPRGGFVGGAVDRAPWAPLLMCGIAIMFASAAANFLGAYLASWAYDVGLTVGQAGLLMAAGSGSSIAIRVFAGHRADRRYGGNLAVVAAQMAAGAACLALIGLAVPWVVVVFGFLAFGLGWSWPGLFLYAVARVGRDAPTRATSVVQAGAFTGGAVGPVLLGLVVSGVGFQGAWWAAAGSFVIAATLTMVARAGFRRDLVRRPPSRPFGYGGGVRGPRHVTGGDPGGSPA; encoded by the coding sequence GTGGTGCACAGTCCTCGGCGGTCGCAGACCGCGATGGTGATGCTCGGGGCCAGCGCGCTGACCACGCTGGGCGCGATCCCTCCGTTCCTGGTCGGGGCGCAGGCCGTGCTGATGCAGCGCGACCTGGACTTCGGGCCGTCCGTGCTCGGCTTGGTCGTCAGCACCTTCTTTGCCGTCGCCGCGCTGGCCACCATCCTGGGTGGGAAGCTGCTGGAGAAGTGGACCCGGCGCCAGGGGCAGCTCGCCTCCGGCATCCTCGTCGCACTGGGCGGTTTTGGGCTCGCGTTCCTGGTGCACCGCTGGGAGGCGCTGATCGTCGTGATGGCGGTGCTCGGCCTGGCCAACGCCGCCTGTCAGGGCACCGCAAACCAGACGGTCGCCACCGTCCTGCCGGCCCACCGACGCGGCCTCGGCTTCGGCATCAAGCAGAGTGCGGTGCCAGCTGCCATCATGTTTGGTGGGTTGGCGGTGCCGACGATGACCGCGGTCTTCGGCTGGCGGAGCACCTTTGTCGTCACGGGCACCACGGGGCTTGTGGTGATCGTGCTGGCGCTGCTGCAACCGCGGGTGGGACGCACCGTGCCTCGCGGCGGTTTCGTCGGTGGCGCGGTGGATCGGGCACCGTGGGCCCCGCTGCTGATGTGCGGCATCGCGATCATGTTTGCCAGCGCTGCCGCGAACTTCCTCGGCGCCTATCTGGCGAGCTGGGCCTATGACGTGGGACTGACTGTCGGACAGGCGGGTCTGCTGATGGCGGCCGGGTCGGGTAGCTCCATCGCCATCCGCGTCTTTGCCGGGCACCGTGCCGACCGTCGCTATGGCGGGAACCTGGCCGTGGTCGCGGCCCAGATGGCCGCTGGCGCAGCGTGTCTGGCGCTCATCGGGCTCGCGGTGCCGTGGGTGGTCGTCGTCTTCGGGTTCCTGGCCTTTGGGCTGGGCTGGTCCTGGCCCGGCCTCTTCCTGTATGCCGTGGCGCGGGTCGGTCGGGACGCCCCGACGCGCGCCACCTCGGTCGTGCAGGCCGGGGCCTTCACGGGCGGGGCGGTGGGGCCGGTTCTGCTGGGTCTGGTCGTCTCCGGCGTGGGGTTCCAGGGTGCCTGGTGGGCTGCCGCCGGGTCGTTCGTGATCGCTGCGACGTTGACCATGGTGGCCCGCGCCGGCTTCCGCCGCGACCTCGTCCGGCGCCCCCCGTCCCGGCCGTTTGGCTATGGCGGGGGCGTGCGCGGCCCGCGCCACGTGACCGGCGGCGACCCGGGTGGCTCCCCTGCGTGA
- a CDS encoding TRAP transporter large permease — protein sequence MSTEVITLLVILFALLFTSTPIAMALGLTSFIYLYYFTTIPLTQVVERLFNALNSFPLMAIPFFILAANVMTRGGISRRLTEFGNALVGQFRGGMAMTAVLACMFFAAVSGSSPATVIAVGTLMIPAMIRHGYPKKFSTGLIATSGSLGILIPPSIPLIVYGIATEQSIGDLFMAGIIPGVLAGLMLLGMAVWVSRRGNYGEHTGEPMPKGTRRRALRDAILALLLPVIVLGGIYGGFFTPTEAAAMAVAYSLVVALLIYRELTIKDLGKVLLSSAKTSAMIMFIIANGILFTFVLAAERIPDQITTGIANMDLEPWQFLALVNILLLIVGMFMETSSAILILAPILLPIALQMGVDPIHLGIIIVMNLEIGMITPPLGLNLFVASGLSGMSVLQVARAAIPSAAVLLVALILVTYLPILSLALIR from the coding sequence ATGAGCACCGAAGTCATCACTCTGCTGGTGATCCTGTTCGCCCTGCTGTTCACCTCGACGCCGATCGCGATGGCGCTGGGGCTGACGTCCTTCATCTATCTCTACTACTTCACGACCATCCCGCTCACCCAGGTCGTGGAGCGCCTGTTCAACGCGCTCAACAGCTTCCCGCTGATGGCGATCCCGTTCTTCATCCTGGCCGCCAACGTGATGACCCGCGGAGGCATCAGCCGCAGACTCACCGAGTTCGGCAACGCCCTCGTGGGACAGTTCCGCGGCGGCATGGCGATGACGGCCGTGCTGGCCTGCATGTTCTTCGCAGCGGTGTCGGGCTCCAGCCCGGCGACCGTGATCGCGGTCGGCACCCTGATGATCCCGGCGATGATCCGGCACGGCTATCCCAAGAAGTTCTCCACCGGCCTCATCGCGACCTCCGGATCACTGGGCATCCTGATCCCGCCCTCGATCCCGCTGATCGTCTATGGCATCGCCACCGAGCAGAGCATCGGTGACCTGTTCATGGCCGGCATCATCCCCGGCGTCCTGGCCGGTCTGATGCTGCTGGGCATGGCCGTGTGGGTCTCCCGGCGAGGCAACTATGGCGAGCACACCGGCGAGCCGATGCCCAAGGGCACCCGACGCCGAGCGCTCCGCGACGCGATCCTGGCGCTGCTGCTGCCGGTGATCGTGCTGGGCGGCATCTATGGCGGGTTCTTCACCCCGACCGAGGCCGCAGCGATGGCTGTGGCCTACAGCCTCGTGGTCGCGCTGCTGATCTATCGCGAGCTGACCATCAAGGATCTCGGCAAGGTGCTGCTCTCCTCGGCGAAGACGTCGGCGATGATCATGTTCATCATTGCCAACGGCATCCTGTTCACCTTCGTGCTGGCGGCTGAGCGGATCCCCGACCAGATCACGACAGGCATCGCCAACATGGACCTGGAGCCCTGGCAGTTCCTGGCGCTGGTCAACATCCTGCTGCTGATCGTCGGCATGTTCATGGAGACCAGCAGCGCGATCCTGATCCTGGCGCCCATCCTGTTGCCGATCGCGCTGCAGATGGGCGTGGACCCGATCCACCTGGGCATCATCATCGTGATGAACCTGGAGATCGGGATGATCACCCCGCCGCTGGGGCTGAACCTGTTCGTCGCCTCCGGGTTGTCCGGGATGAGCGTGCTGCAGGTGGCCAGGGCGGCCATCCCCAGCGCTGCTGTGCTCCTGGTCGCGCTCATCCTGGTGACCTACCTGCCGATCCTCTCGCTGGCGCTCATCAGATGA